The Pyricularia oryzae 70-15 chromosome 5, whole genome shotgun sequence genome includes a region encoding these proteins:
- a CDS encoding DNA polymerase sigma: MSYRQSRNGGDRRRNDSYDSRSSTYRPPSQYDRDYRASDSYHPPPPGYDSFKPPQGNFNFRFDKPAGISDTPRFEDVGRAGGGRSGGRDHRRDRRDNRGYRPSRGGRPQPWRKLAADRPILSATHDDNKELSFAKSASGVTYRALDELSDSEEAEMDISDSEDGGVPSKKKRRLNGGEETAANSAPKWSNPDPYTAAPPPDSQQTKRKDVVQLIRKARVQPAVINKTEAPAEAADFISCDFDDSDDDEGEDEESQPETSPRGRRHAQNDSDQEDTLVASKNADAQSYAQTPSESDLRRQGYTNPAHLAPSNDLGSRKRTFDDEIKVPEHAKLKKHTTKMGAGGIVKEWQPSKGMNTCPWVTTDHSDCRDGGVWLHKEIVDFYNYAKPRDFEEKLRQGLIDELAKLIRNSQFRDATVYPFGSFKSNLYLPTGDMDLVFCSDSYMSGRAARYSSKNHVFKFGAFIERKQLAVDNHVEKISKARVPLVKYVDSRTGLKVDVSFENITGIRAIETFLAWREQFPDMPVLVTCIKHFLAMRGLNEPANGGIGGTTVICLVVSMLQLSPDVQSRSMTPESHLGQLLLRFFDLYGNRFSYDRVAISMNPPRYIPKSQVTNIVYRNTDRLSIIDPNNPENDISGGSGNIRTIKAAFSQAHDLLRERVATLTRSPNKQAFSSLLEPIFGGNYTSFEDQRDHLYKLWQRSTRR, encoded by the exons ATGTCTTACAGACAGTCGCGCAACGGCGGCGACCGTCGCAGGAATGATTCCTACGACTCACGATCGAGCACATATCGCCCGCCGTCTCAGTATGATCGCGACTACCGTGcatccgattcctaccaccCGCCACCACCTGGCTACGATAGCTTCAAGCCCCCGCAGGGTAACTTTAACTTCCGGTTCGACAAGCCCGCGGGCATCTCCGACACGCCGCGCTTTGAAGATGTCGGTCGGGCTGGTGGTGGCAGGTCAGGCGGGAGGGACCACCGACGCGATCGTAGGGACAACCGCGGATACCGTCCGTCTCGGGGAGGCCGTCCTCAGCCCTGGCGCAAACTTGCCGCCGATCGTCCAATCCTCAGTGCGACGCACGACGATAACAAGGAGCTCTCATTCGCAAAGTCTGCTAGCGGCGTGACTTACCGAGCCCTAGACGAGCTTTCAGACAGTGAAGAGGCCGAGATGGACATTTCGGACAGCGAAGACGGTGGCGTGCCCAGCAAAAAGAAGCGTCGACTCAATGGAGGCGAAGAAACAGCGGCGAACAGTGCCCCCAAGTGGTCAAATCCGGATCCCTACAccgcagcgccgccgccagacAGTCAACAGACCAAGAGAAAGGATGTCGTGCAGCTGATTCGCAAGGCCAGAGTACAGCCTGCCGTCATCAACAAGACAGAGGCGCCAGCCGAGGCGGCCGATTTCATTTCGTGCGATTTTGACGATagtgacgatgacgagggTGAAGACGAAGAATCACAACCAGAGACATCTCCGCGAGGAAGGAGGCACGCGCAAAACGATTCCGACCAAGAAGACACGCTAGTCGCGTCTAAAAATGCAGATGCTCAAAGTTATGCGCAAACGCCTTCCGAAAGCGATCTAAGGCGTCAGGGTTACACCAACCCCGCCCACCTCGCACCATCAAACGACTTGGGAAGTAGGAAGCGCACCTTTGACGACGAGATCAAAGTGCCCGAACACGCAAAGTTGAAAAAGCACACAACCAAGATGGGAGCTGGTGGCATCGTCAAGGAGTGGCAGCCATCCAAAGGCATGAACACATGCCCGTGGGTCACTACAGATCATTCCGACTGTCGAGATGGTGGAGTTTG GCTTCACAAGGAGATTGTCGACTTTTACAACTATGCCAAGCCTCGTGATTTTGAAGAGAAGCTCCGACAAGGACTTatcgacgagctggccaaacTGATCAGAAACTCACAATTCCGTGACGCGACCGTCTATCCATTTGGTTCCTTCAAGTCCAACCTTTATCTGCCCACGGGTGATATGGATCTTGTATTTTGTTCTGATTCATACATGAGTGGTCGCGCGGCACGGTATTCTAGCAAAAACCACGTCTTCAAGTTTGGCGCTTTTATTGAGCGTAAGCAGCTTGCCGTTGACAACCACGTCGAGAAAATCTCAAAGGCGCGCGTTCCTCTGGTCAAGTACGTCGACAGTCGGACGGGCCTCAAGGTCGACGTTTCGTTTGAGAATATCACAGGTATTCGCGCAATCGAGACTTTCCTGGCTTGGCGTGAACAGTTTCCCGACATGCCAGTCCTTGTCACATGCATCAAACACTTTTTGGCCATGCGCGGCCTCAACGAGCCAGCGAACGGCGGCATCGGCGGTACTACTGTTATCTGCCTGGTCGTGAGCATGCTGCAGCTGAGTCCCGACGTTCAGAGCCGTTCCATGACTCCCGAAAGTCATCTGGGCCAACTGCTGTTGCGGTTCTTTGACCTGTACGGAAACAGGTTCAGCTACGACCGCGTGGCAATCAGCATGAACCCGCCACGCTACATTCCCAAG AGCCAAGTCACAAATATCGTCTACAGGAATACGGACCGTCTGTCAATCATCGACCCCAACAATCCAGAGAATGATATCTCGGGTGGCTCCGGCAATATCCGTACCATCAAGGCCGCCTTTTCTCAGGCTCATGATCTTTTGCGTGAGCGCGTCGCCACCTTGACCCGCTCGCCTAACAAGCAGGCCTTTTCGAGCCTCCTTGAGCCCATCTTTGGAGGCAATTACACATCGTTCGAAGACCAGCGCGATCATCTGTACAAGCTCTGGCAAAGGTCAACCCGTCGCTGA
- a CDS encoding isoamyl alcohol oxidase, whose translation MQQAFYFVLAHAVLCFRLGTAAPTEQVCRCSPDQSCWPAPEVWSKFNETVGGKLIQNTPLALPCYLGKAQDEKTCGAVTQGFNSAAFLADQPLGYDYPLNTSCPPLPFGAVQDSSCALGNSPVYTVNATKAEDVQAAIEFVKKNNLRAVIKSTGYDLLQRSTGAGSVLIWLRHLRNGVEFYDANPELASCAEMAWNGSTLRISGSYPWADLYPMAKEKGVIVVGGNDPAASSTGGFTQGGGHSPLTRRLGLGSDQVLSARVVLASGQVVTASPCQNSDLLYAVRGGGPGTYGVVTEMLVKTFPDDKPVSVAQVTLGSNGDNKTAKFVDAMTEVYSSLPEMSKRGFSGYGSWAAYLAVGIGPKAATNVYRQTFNYFGSVEEAQQQFAPLNETLAKLKNPDENPRVSLSWTTFPNYTTFFAANKESVELVGSVSAMGSRLVSSKALDTDKEGLRRVLGVMAGKPGQSVSHWLVHHGLEHADAAVRNTSGSAQPGWYRSVLLDVYVRDMVGFNVADNLEPWSSVRGDMTTAMRERSPGTGTYMNEADWGNEFWKEDFYGENWERLRRIKKDVDPEGVFYCPTCVGSEDWVVDNGRLCRVQTV comes from the exons ATGCAGCAGGCCTTTTACTTTGTTCTCGCCCATGCGGTGCTTTGCTTTAGGCTGGGCACGGCGGCCCCAACAGAGCAAGTTTGCAGATGC AGCCCAGATCAGAGCTGCTGGCCGGCGCCCGAGGTGTGGTCCAAGTTCAACGAGACGGTGGGCGGCAAGCTCATCCAAAACACGCCGCTGGCGCTGCCTTGCTACCTGGGCAAAGCCCAAGACGAAAAGACGTGCGGCGCGGTGACGCAGGGCTTCAACAGCGCAGCCTTCCTGGCGGACCAGCCCCTCGGCTACGACTACCCGCTCAACACGTCGTGCCCGCCGCTGCCCTTTGGCGCCGTCCAGGACAGCAGCTGCGCGCTGGGCAACTCGCCCGTGTACACGGTCAACGCCACCAAGGCCGAGGACGTGCAGGCGGCCATCGAGTTTGTCAAGAAGAACAACCTCAGGGCCGTCATCAAGTCCACGGGCTACGACCTCCTGCAGCGGTCCACCGGCGCCGGGAGCGTGCTGATCTGGCTTCGCCATCTCCGGAATGGCGTCGAGTTTTACGATGCCAACCCGGAGCTGGCCTCGTGTGCCGAGATGGCGTGGAACGGCAGCACCCTGAGGATCTCGGGGTCGTATCCTTGGGCTGATTTGTACCCCATGGCCAAGGAGAAGGGCGTCATTGTAGTCGGGGGCAACGACCCG GCGGCCTCAAGCACCGGCGGCTTCACACAGGGCGGCGGCCACAGCCCCCTAacccgccgcctcggcctcggcagcGACCAAGTCCTTTCGGCGCGCGTCGTGCTGGCGTCGGGGCAGGTGGTGACGGCAAGCCCGTGCCAAAACAGCGATCTGCTGTACGCGGTCCGCGGCGGAGGCCCGGGGACGTACGGCGTGGTGACGGAGATGCTGGTCAAGACTTTCCCGGACGACAAGCCCGTCAGCGTGGCGCAGGTGACGCTCGGCTCGAACGGAGACAACAAGACGGCCAAGTTCGTCGACGCCATGACCGAGGTCTACAGCAGCTTGCCCGAGATGTCGAAGCGGGGCTTTTCCGGCTACGGCTCGTGGGCTGCCTACCTCGCCGTGGGCATCGGGCCAAAGGCGGCCACGAACGTCTACCGGCAGACCTTCAACTACTTTGGAAGCGTCGAGGAGGCGCAGCAGCAGTTTGCGCCGCTGAACGAGACGCTGGCCAAGCTCAAAAACCCAGACGAGAACCCCCGAGTGTCGCTGTCGTGGACGACCTTCCCCAACTACACGACCTTCTTCGCGGCCAACAAGGAAAGCGTCGAGCTGGTGGGCAGCGTGTCGGCCATGGGCTCGCGGCTCGTCAGCAGCAAGGCGCTGGACACGGACAAGGAAGGGCTGCGCAGGGTGCTCGGGGTGATGGCGGGCAAGCCGGGCCAGTCCGTGTCGCACTGGCTGGTGCACCACGGGCTCGAGCACGCCGACGCGGCCGTCCGCAACACCTCGGGCTCCGCGCAGCCGGGCTGGTACCGGTCCGTGCTGCTCGACGTGTACGTGCGCGACATGGTGGGGTTCAACGTGGCCGACAACCTCGAGCCCTGGAGCAGCGTGCGCGGCGACATGACCACGGCGATGCGGGAGCGCTCGCCCGGCACGGGCACGTACATGAACGAGGCGGACTGGGGGAACGAGTTCTGGAAGGAGGACTTTTACGGCGAGAACTGGGAGAGGCTGAGGAGGATCAAGAAGGACGTGGATCCGGAAGGGGTCTTTTATTGTCCGACCTGTGTTGGCAGCGAGGACTGGGTGGTGGACAATGGGAGGCTTTGTCGAGTCCAGACTGTTTGA